In Xenorhabdus nematophila ATCC 19061, one DNA window encodes the following:
- a CDS encoding aromatic ring-hydroxylating oxygenase subunit alpha has product MSDPNVGTVRGIKLLEGGEHVLNNVFSPYADYFIDMIEQHHSYISTEPVGIYESQTKHYVCQDYFNVEQQNLWKKIPQFIAPVQSLEKIGDFITVDYQGRVPMIVSKTDDNRCAVFENVCPHRGARLEHHQEGCKKAFVCPYHSWSFSHQGNLIAARWKEAFPEIPDQYRSLNSIEAQQKFSMLWQMPEEPISGFSLEHWFAAIEDQMTAIGFEQHQLLNCRERMVRANWKLLIENFIEYYHVQSLHRNSLAPTLNGQLYSLDSFAQHGRILTPLKNLAQVRRQTPHKTRREMVATYLLFPNVIIGVQPYHVFVSFYQPVSVNKTWSKTFNFIHKADAMVREVCELDVEYLAEALEEDYEAIEQVQRNLEVSNAPSLLYGEAESLIGQLHRNLAAILRQSGSSREANRV; this is encoded by the coding sequence ATGAGTGATCCAAACGTCGGGACAGTACGCGGTATCAAATTACTTGAAGGTGGTGAACATGTTCTGAATAACGTGTTTTCTCCCTATGCTGATTATTTCATCGACATGATTGAGCAGCACCATTCGTATATTTCGACTGAACCGGTCGGAATATACGAAAGCCAGACTAAGCACTATGTTTGTCAGGATTATTTTAATGTTGAACAGCAGAATCTGTGGAAAAAGATCCCTCAATTTATAGCGCCTGTGCAATCACTGGAAAAAATCGGTGACTTTATTACAGTCGATTATCAAGGTCGTGTTCCAATGATTGTGAGTAAAACCGATGATAATCGCTGTGCTGTATTTGAAAATGTATGTCCGCATCGTGGAGCCAGACTTGAACATCATCAGGAAGGATGTAAAAAAGCGTTTGTTTGTCCTTACCACAGTTGGTCCTTTAGCCATCAAGGAAATCTGATTGCAGCGCGTTGGAAAGAAGCTTTTCCGGAAATACCTGATCAATATCGTTCGTTGAATTCAATTGAAGCCCAGCAAAAATTCAGTATGTTGTGGCAAATGCCAGAAGAACCCATTTCTGGTTTTTCTCTGGAACATTGGTTCGCAGCCATTGAAGATCAAATGACTGCTATCGGTTTTGAACAACATCAATTGCTGAATTGTCGTGAAAGGATGGTCAGGGCCAACTGGAAATTACTGATTGAAAATTTTATCGAATATTATCATGTTCAGTCCCTGCACCGGAATAGCCTCGCCCCTACACTGAATGGCCAGCTTTACTCACTGGATTCTTTTGCGCAACATGGCCGAATTCTGACGCCACTGAAAAATTTGGCACAGGTTCGTCGGCAAACACCACATAAGACTCGCCGGGAAATGGTCGCCACGTATTTGTTGTTCCCTAATGTGATTATAGGCGTGCAGCCTTACCATGTTTTTGTCTCTTTTTATCAGCCTGTCTCAGTGAATAAAACCTGGTCGAAGACATTCAATTTTATCCATAAAGCCGATGCAATGGTAAGAGAGGTATGCGAATTGGATGTGGAATATCTGGCGGAAGCTTTGGAAGAAGACTATGAGGCTATTGAACAAGTCCAAAGGAATTTAGAAGTCAGTAATGCACCCAGTTTGCTTTATGGTGAAGCAGAATCTTTGATTGGTCAGTTGCACCGCAATTTGGCGGCTATCTTACGTCAAAGTGGAAGCAGCAGGGAGGCAAACCGGGTATGA
- a CDS encoding ketopantoate reductase family protein, translating into MLRIGIIGTGAVACYLAHQCKKQGCQVFLLSSRGIRNQSHPIHQIQLSDDTNHGQAAGEDFGSVIIDGHFTDYADFLAKDFDQLYVCSKTVSNRYICQQLSRYKHLLHSPVVIFQNGFATEQPFIDEMLGVTVIRGVLNFSVTLQGEQNLRLMFLKTSYLGCVEQTKWAETDISAVLDLLNQVEIPFECCGDIAHKAFAKNTLNAAASVCGLIRIGVQTAMRNISSRSVIQSIIDECTAIGEKTGYVKDSEHFRRQSTGYLLSIPDFDSSLVLDVINGRETEADTLLASFIELSQHVDIATPSLDFVYRYFDFYNTYITQSQAFTKIILVEGEA; encoded by the coding sequence ATGCTTAGGATAGGCATTATCGGTACAGGCGCCGTTGCGTGTTATTTGGCGCATCAATGTAAAAAACAAGGGTGTCAGGTTTTCTTATTATCTTCGCGGGGTATAAGAAACCAGTCACATCCTATCCATCAAATACAACTCAGTGATGATACGAATCATGGTCAGGCTGCGGGTGAAGATTTCGGCAGTGTTATTATCGATGGTCATTTTACCGACTATGCCGATTTTCTCGCTAAAGACTTCGATCAATTGTATGTATGCAGTAAAACGGTTTCCAACCGATATATTTGTCAGCAGTTGTCGCGCTATAAACATCTGCTGCATAGCCCTGTAGTTATCTTTCAGAACGGATTTGCCACAGAGCAGCCATTTATTGATGAAATGTTAGGTGTCACGGTGATCCGTGGTGTGCTTAATTTTTCAGTGACGCTACAGGGTGAACAAAACCTGAGATTGATGTTCCTGAAAACCAGCTATCTTGGATGCGTTGAACAGACCAAATGGGCCGAAACAGATATTTCGGCTGTTCTGGATTTACTCAATCAGGTCGAGATCCCTTTTGAATGCTGCGGGGATATCGCACATAAAGCCTTTGCAAAAAATACACTTAATGCAGCGGCGTCAGTATGTGGGCTAATCCGCATCGGTGTACAAACAGCAATGCGCAATATAAGTTCCCGATCCGTCATTCAATCGATCATTGATGAATGTACTGCCATTGGTGAGAAAACGGGATATGTTAAAGACAGTGAACATTTTCGGCGTCAATCCACAGGGTATTTGTTGTCAATTCCTGATTTTGACTCCTCTCTGGTGCTGGATGTCATCAATGGCAGAGAGACAGAAGCCGATACTTTACTTGCCTCTTTTATCGAGCTGAGTCAACACGTTGATATTGCCACGCCATCTCTGGATTTTGTTTATCGCTATTTCGATTTTTACAACACATATATAACCCAATCTCAGGCATTCACGAAGATTATTTTGGTTGAAGGAGAAGCTTAA
- a CDS encoding MFS transporter, translating to MKGVHGFYPLWIGIAVSIFGSELTEFAFGLWLLEKQMSVMAYTNMYLVLVLPAFLLMPLVGYVIDHYDKRKVLLLTEGIAGLALVIVLLFNHFGSLNTIVVYLYIALTSVLTALQIDCYSTLVYRLVPPSSLNRANALGSLSDSLPQMLAPVVGAFLFSHYGLGIVLTVDLITFMVSAFAAGLLFRLSAVQFLPHDDGTLSELNWRAIFPDMACVRLVKASPEMTYMIGYTFFKAILVGGTLITIVPYFTTYFSVAEAGYMMSIGGVSMVIVSLLSAWKPTILKHMPLLWLELLFAFGFVVLTQLKNVYVAGACIAISFITMRVSIIKMQTLWQTVVPKMYHGRVFALRNLVKTFSSFIIYLITGIVLEILLAKGGGWALWGQNNPMDLYFIGITLLILPPLFITTQKLLSAMGRK from the coding sequence ATGAAAGGCGTACATGGGTTCTATCCGCTGTGGATTGGCATAGCTGTGTCGATTTTTGGCAGTGAACTGACGGAGTTTGCATTCGGATTGTGGTTGCTTGAAAAACAAATGTCAGTCATGGCTTACACCAATATGTATTTAGTCTTGGTTCTTCCGGCCTTTTTATTGATGCCATTGGTAGGTTATGTGATTGATCATTACGATAAACGTAAAGTGCTGTTACTGACCGAAGGGATAGCGGGCCTTGCACTGGTGATTGTGCTTTTGTTCAATCATTTTGGCTCTCTCAACACCATTGTGGTTTACCTTTATATTGCCTTAACCAGCGTACTGACAGCATTGCAGATTGATTGTTACAGCACGCTGGTTTATCGGCTGGTACCACCATCCTCACTAAACCGGGCGAATGCCTTGGGCAGCCTCAGTGATTCATTGCCACAAATGTTGGCTCCGGTTGTGGGTGCGTTTCTGTTTTCCCATTATGGGTTAGGCATTGTGCTGACCGTTGATCTTATCACCTTTATGGTCAGTGCATTTGCTGCGGGATTATTGTTTAGGCTAAGTGCCGTGCAATTTCTACCGCACGATGACGGCACATTATCTGAATTGAACTGGAGAGCTATTTTTCCCGATATGGCATGTGTCCGACTGGTTAAGGCATCACCAGAAATGACCTATATGATCGGATATACCTTCTTTAAAGCGATTTTGGTCGGAGGAACATTAATCACCATTGTTCCTTATTTCACAACTTATTTTTCTGTCGCAGAGGCTGGCTACATGATGTCCATCGGTGGAGTGTCTATGGTGATAGTCAGCCTGCTGTCCGCATGGAAACCCACAATATTGAAACATATGCCGCTATTGTGGCTGGAACTCCTGTTTGCGTTCGGTTTTGTCGTATTGACTCAGTTAAAAAATGTTTATGTTGCAGGTGCCTGTATTGCAATCAGCTTTATCACAATGCGGGTAAGCATTATCAAAATGCAAACATTATGGCAAACCGTTGTACCGAAGATGTATCACGGACGTGTTTTTGCCCTGCGTAATTTGGTTAAGACATTCAGTAGCTTCATCATTTATCTCATCACGGGGATTGTTTTAGAAATCTTGTTGGCTAAAGGGGGAGGATGGGCACTTTGGGGACAGAATAATCCGATGGATCTTTATTTTATTGGGATCACGCTGCTGATATTGCCTCCTTTGTTTATTACAACACAAAAATTGTTATCTGCTATGGGGAGAAAATAA
- a CDS encoding non-ribosomal peptide synthetase translates to MSEITYPKCADSEIDEVLVSAGQQDLWLAEQLTEKQLYIVPVTYELTGLLDQDKLLNAIAQVVQSSEAFRTAFIEGDQGLVQHIYPEIELPVTVVDLSGQDTAQNDHERLQLALMHCQRNLETPFTLSQPGLARFSLIKLGEQSHILHFCLHHLICDNDSVALILNNISTAYAGEKLSGDTSTECLEYAEFAAWQDELLSGGYLHDDEDYWLKELTGLDGRLKLAIGNPAPSKNEQGGMIRQQLTPALTASFNQCAARLGISPALGYFTAYAALLYRLTGQQTIVFGVPASLRDDPRLENTIGYFINVLPVKVVFHPQITFSDIAAQLSRQLYNGIEHQQFPYNHIVRSISNAQQSPQTPLFNVMYNYFVGQGSWALSGTQSRQHELTPVGGKFPLTLFVINHVDSVELHFEYQYAHVATDYAGVLSDSYRQICTAMTLDVDQEVLALSLLDEADYQCQVLAFNQTDAVFQEDFCQHFFRQLDAEPELTAIEYWDESHVERFSYEALYGLSRQIAGELHKHIFADTSCQAKVVIFASATPLALATIVACLAEGMIWIPVDNHLPLNRLFLIIEDACPDAIVVEGKTADQNVSLLEEIARFNIPVINLRSGAVSKSGWKTGDTDHYANCLPSIPNWKRTAENDDLCYMIYTSGTTGKPKGVEIYRKGLNNYLNWAAQTYMPTGANDLGGLGVPVTTSFGFDATITSMLLPLMTRGHVMLFASQGNHDGALLRLIELNKPLGLMKTTPSQLEHLALSLSHKQSPLDIRVVVIGGEQMSRAHLNYLSMIAPGSVGFNEYGPTETVVGCCVERFSLADENIYSHHGVLPIGSPIANTQMYVLNERGCHQPPGVTGELFIGGQGVAKGYWQRPDLTSAVFIENPFSEMSGERLYKTGDLACFIKGNKLLCLGRKDQQIKLRGYRIELEEIESWIKQVPAIDKAVAAVAKQPHEQLCGFLVASSVFTGTEQQLIDEVKQHLKSHLPDYMIPTQWRMIEAIPYTINNKIDTVALLTLGQGDVSPIEEQPMACELNSHVAKQVLSHFSEALNCHIASLEDNFFALGGDSLMAARLLAKINADFGIGIKLRTFYQQASLANLIAFVEEQLH, encoded by the coding sequence ATGAGTGAGATAACATATCCTAAGTGCGCTGATTCTGAGATTGATGAAGTATTGGTATCAGCTGGTCAGCAAGATTTATGGTTGGCAGAACAACTTACTGAAAAACAACTGTACATTGTGCCGGTAACTTATGAACTGACAGGTCTGCTGGATCAGGATAAGTTGCTTAACGCGATTGCGCAGGTGGTACAAAGCAGTGAAGCATTTCGCACCGCATTTATTGAAGGCGATCAAGGACTGGTCCAGCACATTTATCCAGAGATTGAACTGCCCGTTACGGTTGTAGACCTGTCTGGACAAGATACTGCGCAGAATGATCATGAGCGGCTGCAACTGGCATTGATGCACTGCCAACGCAATTTAGAAACGCCGTTTACGTTAAGTCAACCTGGTCTGGCGCGTTTTTCCCTGATCAAATTAGGCGAGCAGAGCCATATTCTGCATTTTTGCCTTCACCACCTGATTTGTGACAATGACTCAGTGGCATTGATTCTCAACAATATTTCTACCGCATACGCCGGGGAGAAACTCTCCGGTGATACAAGCACTGAGTGCCTTGAATACGCTGAATTTGCTGCCTGGCAAGATGAACTGTTGAGTGGTGGTTATCTGCATGATGATGAAGATTATTGGCTGAAAGAGCTGACGGGGTTAGATGGGCGGCTGAAACTGGCTATCGGTAATCCTGCGCCATCAAAAAATGAGCAAGGAGGGATGATACGGCAGCAGTTAACACCAGCGTTGACTGCCTCTTTCAATCAGTGTGCCGCCAGACTGGGCATTTCACCGGCGCTGGGTTATTTTACCGCATATGCTGCACTGTTATATCGGCTGACAGGTCAGCAAACGATCGTGTTTGGTGTACCGGCCTCTTTGCGGGATGATCCGCGTCTGGAAAACACGATAGGGTATTTCATCAATGTGTTACCGGTTAAAGTCGTTTTCCATCCGCAAATCACTTTTTCCGATATTGCTGCCCAGCTTAGCCGCCAGCTTTACAATGGTATTGAACACCAGCAATTTCCCTATAATCATATTGTACGCAGTATCAGCAATGCACAACAAAGCCCGCAGACTCCTTTATTTAATGTGATGTACAACTATTTTGTTGGTCAGGGAAGCTGGGCATTATCTGGAACGCAGTCTCGTCAGCATGAGCTGACTCCTGTCGGGGGAAAATTCCCGCTAACGCTGTTTGTGATTAATCACGTGGATAGCGTAGAGCTTCATTTTGAATATCAATATGCGCATGTTGCAACAGATTATGCCGGAGTGCTAAGCGACAGCTATCGGCAAATATGCACAGCGATGACGCTGGATGTTGATCAAGAGGTGTTGGCACTGTCTTTATTGGACGAAGCTGATTATCAGTGTCAGGTTCTGGCATTTAATCAGACTGATGCTGTTTTTCAGGAAGATTTTTGTCAGCATTTTTTCCGGCAATTGGATGCTGAGCCTGAATTAACCGCGATTGAATACTGGGATGAATCACATGTTGAACGGTTCAGCTATGAGGCATTGTATGGCTTAAGTCGACAAATCGCAGGCGAATTACACAAACATATTTTTGCCGATACTTCATGTCAGGCAAAGGTGGTGATTTTTGCCAGTGCCACTCCTTTAGCTCTGGCGACTATTGTCGCCTGTCTGGCAGAAGGCATGATATGGATACCGGTAGATAACCATTTACCTCTTAACCGATTGTTCCTGATTATTGAAGATGCTTGTCCTGATGCCATTGTCGTTGAGGGGAAAACAGCGGATCAGAATGTGTCTTTACTGGAGGAAATCGCACGTTTCAATATCCCTGTGATTAACTTGAGAAGTGGCGCTGTATCAAAAAGCGGCTGGAAAACGGGGGATACCGATCATTATGCGAACTGTCTCCCCTCAATACCTAATTGGAAACGTACTGCGGAAAATGACGATCTTTGTTACATGATTTATACCTCCGGTACGACGGGTAAACCCAAAGGGGTTGAAATTTATCGTAAAGGCCTTAACAACTATCTCAATTGGGCAGCACAAACTTATATGCCGACAGGTGCGAATGACTTGGGGGGACTGGGTGTGCCTGTAACCACGTCCTTTGGGTTTGATGCAACGATAACCAGTATGCTCCTGCCATTGATGACACGGGGACATGTGATGCTTTTTGCCTCGCAGGGAAATCACGATGGAGCACTATTGCGTTTAATTGAGCTAAATAAACCATTGGGATTGATGAAAACCACACCTTCACAATTGGAACATTTAGCACTGAGTTTAAGCCACAAACAATCTCCATTGGATATCAGGGTCGTTGTGATCGGTGGCGAGCAAATGAGTCGTGCTCATCTGAATTATCTAAGCATGATCGCACCGGGAAGTGTGGGCTTTAACGAATATGGTCCGACAGAGACAGTCGTGGGCTGCTGTGTGGAACGGTTTTCTCTCGCGGATGAAAACATCTACAGCCATCATGGTGTATTACCGATTGGATCGCCTATCGCCAATACACAAATGTATGTTCTTAATGAACGAGGCTGTCATCAGCCGCCGGGGGTAACGGGAGAGTTGTTCATTGGAGGGCAAGGCGTTGCTAAAGGGTATTGGCAACGTCCTGATTTAACGTCTGCCGTATTCATTGAGAACCCATTCTCGGAAATGAGTGGAGAACGCCTTTATAAAACGGGGGATTTGGCTTGTTTTATCAAAGGTAACAAATTGCTGTGTCTGGGGCGCAAAGATCAGCAGATCAAACTTCGTGGTTATCGAATTGAACTGGAAGAGATTGAGTCATGGATTAAGCAAGTACCGGCTATTGATAAGGCTGTGGCTGCAGTTGCAAAACAACCACATGAACAGCTTTGTGGTTTTCTGGTCGCTTCATCAGTGTTTACAGGAACTGAACAGCAACTGATCGACGAGGTTAAGCAACATCTGAAGAGCCATTTACCGGACTACATGATACCAACACAATGGCGGATGATCGAAGCCATTCCTTACACAATTAACAATAAAATCGATACTGTCGCATTATTGACGCTGGGGCAGGGTGATGTTTCTCCTATCGAAGAACAGCCTATGGCATGTGAGCTGAATTCTCATGTGGCAAAACAGGTTTTATCCCATTTTAGCGAAGCGCTGAATTGCCATATTGCTTCTCTGGAGGATAATTTTTTTGCGCTCGGAGGCGATTCTTTGATGGCAGCACGTTTGCTGGCAAAAATCAACGCTGACTTCGGAATAGGGATAAAACTCAGAACCTTTTACCAACAGGCTTCTTTGGCAAATTTGATTGCGTTTGTTGAGGAACAGCTGCACTGA
- a CDS encoding thioesterase II family protein → MENNNLLIIQKRVSNPRLRLFCFPYAGGSAKTYYDWATYFHDDIEVVAVQPPGRTTRIDEPLHENLHSLVNELMSYVTFITQIPYVFIGHSLGCRVAFELARQLQSHAHPVPAHFFASGCPAPHLKNNIPHTHQLARNEFIRELQKMNGATDEVLLNSELMEILLPVLRADFKMAETYQLERFMLESPITVLSGDSDPDVKPIELYAWSELTNKDLTVHTISGDHFFIDQNKEAVIEVVSSVLECIG, encoded by the coding sequence TTGGAAAATAATAACTTGTTGATTATACAAAAGCGGGTCAGCAATCCGAGGCTGAGGCTCTTTTGCTTTCCATATGCGGGTGGATCGGCGAAAACTTATTATGATTGGGCTACATACTTTCATGATGATATTGAAGTTGTTGCTGTACAGCCGCCAGGGAGGACAACCCGCATTGATGAACCCCTGCATGAAAATCTGCATTCTTTGGTCAACGAGTTAATGAGCTATGTCACATTTATTACACAAATACCCTATGTTTTTATTGGCCACAGTTTGGGATGCCGGGTAGCATTTGAACTGGCCCGTCAACTGCAATCCCACGCTCATCCCGTTCCTGCCCACTTCTTTGCGTCAGGGTGTCCGGCACCACATTTGAAAAATAATATCCCTCATACTCATCAATTAGCGCGTAATGAATTTATCCGTGAGTTACAGAAAATGAATGGTGCTACTGATGAAGTACTGCTGAATAGTGAACTTATGGAAATTTTGTTGCCTGTGTTGAGGGCGGATTTCAAAATGGCTGAAACCTATCAGTTAGAACGGTTTATGCTGGAAAGCCCGATAACCGTTTTAAGCGGAGATTCTGATCCGGATGTTAAGCCGATTGAACTTTATGCTTGGTCAGAATTAACCAATAAGGACTTAACGGTGCATACTATTTCGGGAGATCATTTTTTTATTGATCAAAATAAAGAAGCAGTGATAGAGGTTGTCTCATCTGTGCTTGAGTGCATAGGCTGA